The following are encoded together in the Bacteroidales bacterium MB20-C3-3 genome:
- a CDS encoding tetratricopeptide repeat protein, with protein MKRFALMIAIISGFYSALTAQNIDLNFFDRLTTDTAFCRKSAEQGLPIAQIIMGDRYESVNDYEKAMEWYSQAAMQGDGMAYYNIAMLYFHGKGVERSYETAGGLMLEAINKGYENSTLHRYLAYSYLNEGKEQHRVQAVKWFRIAAGEGDGESMYMLGMMLRMGLGTDVNKQEAFSWFMRASDKFAYADLAIASCYGNGEGVAQNYPEAIRWFEKCLKSDAPEVVLEASYSLGICYLKGNGVTKDEERAEEYLRYAAERGHKGAQQFFE; from the coding sequence ATGAAAAGGTTTGCACTAATGATTGCTATTATTTCAGGATTTTACTCTGCTCTTACAGCTCAAAACATTGACCTCAATTTTTTTGACAGGCTTACTACCGATACGGCTTTCTGCAGAAAGTCAGCAGAGCAGGGACTCCCAATTGCTCAGATTATAATGGGTGACAGGTATGAGAGTGTAAATGATTATGAAAAGGCAATGGAGTGGTATTCACAGGCTGCGATGCAGGGTGATGGGATGGCTTACTACAATATAGCAATGTTGTACTTTCACGGGAAAGGTGTGGAGAGGAGCTATGAAACCGCAGGCGGGCTAATGCTGGAGGCTATTAACAAAGGCTATGAAAACAGCACGCTTCACAGATATTTGGCATATAGTTACTTAAATGAGGGTAAGGAGCAACACAGAGTTCAGGCTGTTAAATGGTTCCGTATTGCAGCCGGAGAGGGAGACGGCGAGTCAATGTATATGCTCGGTATGATGCTTAGAATGGGGTTGGGAACAGATGTCAATAAGCAAGAGGCCTTCTCCTGGTTTATGAGAGCTTCTGACAAATTTGCTTATGCAGATCTTGCCATTGCATCCTGTTATGGTAATGGAGAGGGGGTAGCCCAAAACTATCCGGAAGCAATCAGATGGTTTGAGAAATGTCTCAAATCTGATGCTCCGGAAGTAGTTCTTGAGGCCTCATATTCTCTGGGTATTTGCTACCTGAAAGGTAACGGAGTCACTAAGGATGAGGAAAGAGCAGAGGAGTATCTGAGGTACGCCGCTGAAAGAGGACACAAAGGGGCTCAGCAATTCTTTGAGTAA
- the fsa gene encoding fructose-6-phosphate aldolase — MKFFIDTANLDQIKEANDLGVLDGVTTNPSLMAKEGIKGDSNIKQHYIDICNIVKGDVSAEVIATDFEGMIKEGEELAALHEQIVVKVPCTKEGIKAIKFFSENGIRTNCTLVFTAGQALLAAKAGATYVSPFVGRLDDVSTDGVALIKQIVEIYNYYGYQTEVLAASIRHTMHIIQCLEAGADVATCPLDAILGLLKHPLTDIGLEKFLSDYKKVNG; from the coding sequence ATGAAATTTTTCATTGACACTGCAAATCTTGATCAGATAAAAGAGGCCAATGACCTTGGAGTCCTTGACGGCGTAACAACAAATCCATCGCTTATGGCGAAAGAGGGCATAAAGGGTGACTCAAACATCAAACAGCATTATATAGATATATGCAACATCGTTAAGGGTGATGTAAGTGCAGAGGTTATTGCGACAGACTTTGAAGGGATGATAAAAGAGGGGGAGGAGCTTGCTGCTCTTCATGAACAGATTGTTGTTAAAGTACCTTGTACAAAAGAGGGTATTAAGGCAATAAAATTCTTTAGCGAAAATGGCATCAGGACCAATTGTACGCTTGTCTTTACTGCAGGCCAGGCACTGCTTGCCGCAAAGGCCGGAGCAACATATGTCTCTCCATTTGTAGGGAGGCTGGATGATGTCTCCACCGATGGAGTTGCCCTGATAAAGCAGATAGTGGAAATTTACAACTACTACGGCTACCAGACCGAAGTGCTTGCCGCCTCCATCCGCCACACAATGCACATTATCCAGTGCCTTGAGGCGGGCGCCGATGTAGCCACCTGCCCGCTCGACGCTATACTCGGCCTATTGAAGCATCCGCTGACTGATATCGGCCTTGAAAAGTTCTTGTCTGATTATAAAAAGGTGAATGGCTGA